The region TCTGGTGGGATGGTGATCTGCAGCGTGAACTGCTCAATCACAACACCGTCTACAAGTGGAATTGGGAGTCCGAAGAAGTCGACACCCTGATGGTGGCCAGCGGCATGACATCCAACAATGGTACCAAGGCTACGCCGACGTTATCGGGAGATATTCTGGGAGACTGGCGGGAAGAGATCATATTGCGCTCGGAGGATAACCGGTTTCTCCGGATCTATTCCACGAACATTCCCAGTGAACACGGATTTGTCACGTTGATGCATGACCTGCAATACCGGCTCGCCATTGCCTGGCAGAATACTTCGTATAATCAGCCTCCCCACCCCAGTTTCTATATTGGAAGCGATAGAGAGTGATGGTCGTCCCGGGGAATCTTAGGATAGTCGGTGCCGCAATGCTGGTCGCGGCCGCATTGGGTGCCTGCAGTATGCATTCGCCCGAGGACGACTGGCCGGGGCCGCAGGCCGCGGGAGTCGATCAGATCCCGCTGGGGCCTGAGGCCTTCTCTGGAAGCTCGGTCAATGTGGTGGCCGGAACCCGCCAGATGCTTTTTACTCACGGCGGGCACCAGTACGCCGGATACTATGGCCCCGAAGGCCGGGTGATCCTGGCCAAGCGCACATTGGACTCGTCGCAATGGCAAAGGACACCGACCCCGTTTTTCGCCAATACGCGGGATGCGCACAACTCCATCAGTCTGATCGTGGACGGAAAAGGTTATCTGCATCTGGCGTGGGGGCATCACGATTCACCGTTGAGTTACAGCGTTTCTGATGCCCCTGGTAGCCTGGACATGACGGAGCCAGCCGAGATGGTCGGCTCTGATGAGGATAAGGTCACCTATCCGCAATTCTTCCGGCTCAGCAACGGCAACCTGTTGTTTGTTTACCGGGATGGCGCTTCGGGCAGAGGCAAGGTGGTTCTGAATCACTACGATGTACAGCGCCAACGCTGGACCCGCAGACAGGATAACCTCATCGACGGAGAAGGGGAGCGAAGCGCTTACTGGGATATGGTGGTTGGCCCCGACGATACGCTGCATCTGGCGTGGGTCTGGCGGGAGTCGCCCGACGTCGCCACCAATCACGATCTGCTCTATGCGGAATCAGTGGATGGCGGGGTTACCTGGCAACGTCGCGACGGTACGCCGTACAGGCTCCCGATTACCCAGCGTACCGCAGAGGTCGCTCACGCCATCGAGCAGAACAGCAACCTGATGAATCCTCCCGCCCTTGCGGTTTCGGCAAACGGCACTCCTTTTGTGACCTCCTACTGGTCTGAAAACCCTGGCGACAATCCGGGGTTCAACATTGTGTACCCTTCGTCAGAGGGCTGGGATTTTATTGCCGGACCCAAGGCGGCGAAGCCGTTCACTTTGGCGGGGGGCGGTACCAAGAAGCCGCCAATCTCCCGGGCGGCGCTGCTGGTGGAGGAGAACGCGGAGCGAATTCACCTCGTGTATCGCAGTGACCATCACGGTGGACGTGTTGTAGGAGCGTCTTTGCCGACCCTCTCCGGGGCTGAATGGCGTTACCGATATCTGACTGATGACTCGGTTGGCGCCTGGGAGCCCTCCATTGATCCGGGGCAATGGTCCGGAAATCAGCAAGCTCATATGTTGTTACAGCGAGTGGCGCAGATTGATGGCGATGACACCGTTGGAAAACAGCAGGAAGCAACCACTATTCATGTGTTGAAGTGGCGCCCTCGCTGAGAATTGACGCGCGGGAGTCCTTTCCCGCGACGTCAGTACAGTCTGCGATCTTTAATGATTTATAACGATTGATTGTGATTTAAAATGATTGACGGGTTGACTGAAAACACCTACCATAGTGTGGAAGTCGGGATTCAGGTTGCTCCGCTGATAGCGCACCCGGTGTCGCACAGAGAGCGCTCTCTCACCCGGTCCTTCGAGTCTGCTTGGTTGGCATCACTCAGGTCCGGTGTTCTCCTGTCTACTGGTTTACCAGCGCCGACTACCACCGAGCAATCACGACTTCTGATCTCCTCCTCGGCTTGCTGCTGATTATCCAATCAGCAGCTTTTTTTTGCCTGCCGTTCTCTCCTGAATTGAGCACAAAAAAAGGCACCCAAAGGGTGCCTTCAAGGGGTGTTGCTTGAGGAGAGCACTTACATCCGGTAGGTGAAACCAGCGGAGAACATACGGCCAGACCACTGCAGGTCGTTGGTCCGTCCGACACCGGAGGTTTCCAGTTTCACCTCTTTGCCCAGGTTCCGCGCATCAACGTAGAACTTGAGGTTGTCATCATAGGTATAGGTGATCTTTCCGTCGATATAACCACTGGCATCTACGAACACCGGGAGACCATCAAACACACGCGCGTAGTACTCATCACGATAGTTGTAGGCCAGTTTTAGACTCCAGGTATCGTCCTCATAGAACGCCTCAAGGTTATAGGAGTTCTCTGACTGACCACGCAGTGGCATCTGTTCGCCGGTCAGCGGGTTGAAGTCATCGACATTGTCGGCGGTAATGTAGGTGTAGTTGGCTTTGGCACCGGTATTGTTGAAGGGCTCAGGCAAGAAGTCGAAAAAGGTCGAGGCCTGGAGTTCAAAGCCCTTGGTGGTAATACCTTCTTTGTTCACCTGCTGACGAACATCCCACAGAGTGCCATCGTTGAAGAAGTCGACATCCTGCTGTGTTTCAGCGCCAAAGATATAGCTTGTAATGTCTTTGACGAAGTAAGCACCAGACAGGATAGAGCTGTCATTCGGGTACCAGGTCAGCGCAAGCTCACCCTGAGTCGCGCGGTAGGGGTCCAGATCCGGGTTACCCGCGGTACAGGTGTTCGGGGTCATCTGATCCCGTGCCAGCGGATAATCGCGCAGAGTACAGTCGGCGTTGATGTTCAGGTCGTTGATCTGTGGACGCGCCATCACTTTCGCCACGCCCAGATAGGCTTCCAACCCTTCGATCATTTCCAGGGTCAGGTTCAGGCTGGGCAGAACATCCACGAAGTCTTCCTCAACGGTCCGACGACCTTCGAAAGCGCGCGGATCATCGGGGTCTTCGACACCCGCCAGGTCTTCACCGTTTGGCCCGTAAATCGGGTTGCCATCTTCGTCGGTCTGCTCCACGAGCACCCGAATGCGGGAGAAGCCTTCGGAGGCGGTTTCGGTGCGAGCGACCCGAACACCAAAGTTACCGCGCAGTACCATGCTACCGACATCGGTCTCGAAATCGGCCTGTACGTAGGCGGACTGGGTCTGGACATTGATGTCGTAACGGCTGTCGATGGGTTGCAGGTTGCCGCGCGCCGCTTCAGCGGAGCTGAAACCACTGCGCTCGAGCAGAGCGGCCAGGTACGGCTCGGTATCAACGGCCATGTAACTCTCGATGATATCCACGCCCGGGTTGTAATCCCGGAAGAACTTGTCGGTCGCAAAACGGTTTTCAACCAGTACCGCCTCGTGATCGTCCTGGGTCCAGATGCGGGTTTCACCATCGACGGTATAGGGGTTGCCTACGGTCTGCATCAGGTTGTAGCCCCAGGCGTTGTTGGCGAAGTCCTGGTCGGTGGCAATAAAGCCTGTACGGTAAGCGGTGAAGAAGCTTTGCTCAGGGCTGTAAGTTACGTCAAACTTGGCAATGTTCTCGGACGCTTCACTCTGCGAGGGCGCGTATTTGAAGCGGTCCAAAGACGTGTACTGAGTGCCGTCATTGTAGTTGAAGGTATTGAAGGTATCTTCAACGTCGTCCTGATTGATGATGTAGGCGTCGGTAAAGTCAATTTCCGGAAGGTCATTGACCTGGGTGACGACAATGCCCCCCACGTTGTTCTGGGCGGTCTGGGTATCCCGGGAATCAATATCCTCAAACGTGGTGGATCGTGCGATATAGCCATCGATCACCAGATTGTCGTTGACATAGTCGAAACCGGCACGCATCACCTTGCGTTCCTGGTTCCAGTCAAAGTTCAGGGTCCGGTTTCTGACGGTGGCACCAATAGGAGTGCCCGCGGCGTTCACACCGTTGGTTACGAACTGGGTAACGTTCTTGTTGGCATCGACCACGGCGCTGTCGATATCAAAGGCCGAACCGACCTCCACTTGGAAGTTGCGGTCGGTCGCCAGTTTTTCACGCTCACCGTCGGTGTAGGAGAGGTCGAAAGACAGGTTGTCGGTAACGGCGTACTGTACTTCGACGTTGGCCGACAGGCGGTTTTCTTCACGGCCCCAGATACTGTAGCGGGGAGTGCTCGGGCTGTATTCATGCCACTGCTCCAGACAGGCTGTTTCGCTTGCCGAGTCGAGCCCCGCATCCATACACTCCTGTTGGGTGGAGTAGTCTGCATAAAGCTGGTCGACTGAGGTCTTACTGGCAACTCCGTCAACATCGTGATACTTCTGCCAGTTGGTATTACGCAGGCCGTGCAGCATCGTATGCACATCGGAGCCGGTAATATTCACCAGGAAGCCCAGGCGGTCGGATGCTTTGTAAACACCGGTCAGGTTGTACTTGGGCATCACCTCATCAATCATGGTGTTGTACTGGGCTTCCCCGTTGATTGACAGGAAATTTTCCTCAAACTCGTTGGGCTTGCGGGTATTGACCTGAATGGTACCACCCACGCCACCTTCGGTGAGTCGGGCTTCGGATCCTTTATAGACATCAATCGACTTGACCAGCTCAGAGGCCATGTCCCGGAAGTCCACACTGCGGCTGCCGCCCATACCCATGGCGGTCACGCCATTCAGTTCAACGCGTACGAGCCCTGATTCGACGCCCCGGACACTGACTGAACTGCCTTCGCCCATATCGCGTTCGAGCTGAATGCCGGAAATCCGCTGCAGTGCCTCACCGATATTCTTATCGGGGAATTCACTGATGTCTTCGGCCACCAGAGAGTCCATCATGGTACCGGCTTCCCGCTTCCGGTCCAGGGCGCTGGTGTAGCTCTGACGGATGCCGGTGACCAATACCTCTTCAAACATCGCATTCTCGGAGGAGGCGTTATCATCCTGAGATTGATTCTGCTGCTCTTCGTCCTGTTGGTCCTGAGCGTAGGCGCTGGTCGCCATAAAGGTGCTGCAGGCGGCGCCCGCCAATACGATAGAGGCAATGCGACTGGCCAGTGAGTTCTTTCTAAAGAGTGGTGTTGTCTTGGTGCAATCAAGCTTTTCAGACTGATTGTAGTTATTCATTATTAAATCCCGCCTTAAATGTTAGTAAGTGGAAATTTTATGTAATGGTTACTTTGCTAACAGTGCCCATAGTATAACCAAAAAAAATCAAATTCAACAAAATATAGCCACGATAATAACGAGTTACAGTCACTAGCGGTCATATCAATCTCTTATTGATTTAAGAAACAATATTTATATTTCATTAATGAATATGCAGGGTTTGAATCCGAATCCTGATCAAGGGGCCCAAAGGGGGGATACGCATAGGCGGGGTCGGCGGGAGATGGCGCCAGCGCAGGCGCTGCAGCGACGGCTTCGGCCTGGAGACCGGCCATGATGCCAGCCAGGATAGGGATATTTTGCGGATGATATGGTCGATAATACCTTTTGAGGTGTGAGTTGTGCCCTCCAGTGTTGAGGCCGGCCGCCTTTCCGGAAAGCAAGGGCGGTTGCTGCACTTGGCGGTTTGAAAACTATTGGCAAACAACGACGAAAAGCACTAGAATCGTGATTGAAGCTGATGTAATATGATCATTGATGGTTTTTTGTTAGCAGTTACATAATGATAAATGACTAATTCCGTTGGTCTTTTCACCCTAAATAAGAATTCAGTTTCATCGCCATGTAGTTTTAACCGCTAATTCTACATCTCTTTCGTAAGATCACTTTCGGAGATTGCATAATGAGAAAAGACGGAAGTTACTCCAAAGGCAAAATACGGGCGCTGGCGGTACCGCTGGTGCCGGTGTTGTTATCCACGATGCTGGTGGCCTGTGATGATGAGTACACACCGGCCGAACCTTTCAACGCCCCACCACTGACCGACGCTGAGCGCGACACCAGCGGCAGCTCCAATGTTGAGTACCTTGATCGCGGGCTGGTGGTTATGCCTGGCGAAGAGGAGGGGAATGTCCTCAGTTGGCGCTGGTCCGGTCTGGATGAACAGCGAATTATTTTCGCGGTTTATAAGAACGATGAGTTCTTCCGAACCGTGCGCCCGGGAGAGCCTACCTTCCTGGAAGATCCCAACGGGATGCCGGGTGATACCTATCAGATCGAGGCCCTGGTCGACGATGAACAGAAAGATGTCTCGGCGGTCGTTGCGGCTCCGGAGACACCTTATCTGAGTATCCCCCTGAACAAACCGGCCAACGGCTTTGTGGACGGGGCGGAGTACAGTTACTCCGCGAATGATGCCTCCGCCGCCGACCTGACCGGCGATGGCCAGTACGAGCTGATCGTCAAATGGGAGCCTGACAATGCCAAAGATAATGCGCAGTCGGGCAAAACCGGTGATGTGCTCA is a window of Marinimicrobium sp. C6131 DNA encoding:
- a CDS encoding BNR repeat-containing protein, with amino-acid sequence MLVAAALGACSMHSPEDDWPGPQAAGVDQIPLGPEAFSGSSVNVVAGTRQMLFTHGGHQYAGYYGPEGRVILAKRTLDSSQWQRTPTPFFANTRDAHNSISLIVDGKGYLHLAWGHHDSPLSYSVSDAPGSLDMTEPAEMVGSDEDKVTYPQFFRLSNGNLLFVYRDGASGRGKVVLNHYDVQRQRWTRRQDNLIDGEGERSAYWDMVVGPDDTLHLAWVWRESPDVATNHDLLYAESVDGGVTWQRRDGTPYRLPITQRTAEVAHAIEQNSNLMNPPALAVSANGTPFVTSYWSENPGDNPGFNIVYPSSEGWDFIAGPKAAKPFTLAGGGTKKPPISRAALLVEENAERIHLVYRSDHHGGRVVGASLPTLSGAEWRYRYLTDDSVGAWEPSIDPGQWSGNQQAHMLLQRVAQIDGDDTVGKQQEATTIHVLKWRPR
- a CDS encoding TonB-dependent receptor; this encodes MNNYNQSEKLDCTKTTPLFRKNSLASRIASIVLAGAACSTFMATSAYAQDQQDEEQQNQSQDDNASSENAMFEEVLVTGIRQSYTSALDRKREAGTMMDSLVAEDISEFPDKNIGEALQRISGIQLERDMGEGSSVSVRGVESGLVRVELNGVTAMGMGGSRSVDFRDMASELVKSIDVYKGSEARLTEGGVGGTIQVNTRKPNEFEENFLSINGEAQYNTMIDEVMPKYNLTGVYKASDRLGFLVNITGSDVHTMLHGLRNTNWQKYHDVDGVASKTSVDQLYADYSTQQECMDAGLDSASETACLEQWHEYSPSTPRYSIWGREENRLSANVEVQYAVTDNLSFDLSYTDGEREKLATDRNFQVEVGSAFDIDSAVVDANKNVTQFVTNGVNAAGTPIGATVRNRTLNFDWNQERKVMRAGFDYVNDNLVIDGYIARSTTFEDIDSRDTQTAQNNVGGIVVTQVNDLPEIDFTDAYIINQDDVEDTFNTFNYNDGTQYTSLDRFKYAPSQSEASENIAKFDVTYSPEQSFFTAYRTGFIATDQDFANNAWGYNLMQTVGNPYTVDGETRIWTQDDHEAVLVENRFATDKFFRDYNPGVDIIESYMAVDTEPYLAALLERSGFSSAEAARGNLQPIDSRYDINVQTQSAYVQADFETDVGSMVLRGNFGVRVARTETASEGFSRIRVLVEQTDEDGNPIYGPNGEDLAGVEDPDDPRAFEGRRTVEEDFVDVLPSLNLTLEMIEGLEAYLGVAKVMARPQINDLNINADCTLRDYPLARDQMTPNTCTAGNPDLDPYRATQGELALTWYPNDSSILSGAYFVKDITSYIFGAETQQDVDFFNDGTLWDVRQQVNKEGITTKGFELQASTFFDFLPEPFNNTGAKANYTYITADNVDDFNPLTGEQMPLRGQSENSYNLEAFYEDDTWSLKLAYNYRDEYYARVFDGLPVFVDASGYIDGKITYTYDDNLKFYVDARNLGKEVKLETSGVGRTNDLQWSGRMFSAGFTYRM